The segment TCGGGGACGAAACAACTCGATTGGGTCTGCGATTCACGATGCAGAACTGTCCGGGGTGGGCGATGTCCGGGGGACCTTGGATCACGCCGGATAAGGCAATGCGTCATCTGATCAGTAGCCGAACGACGGTGCAGGGTGGTCAACCGGTTTCCTTGCAGCTGGCCCGACCGCAACCAAGTGACGAGCCTTGGCGCGATTACCGCGACGTTGCGGTGATCGCGTTTCCCACGCCACTTGATGATTCCGGTGAAGACTTGAAGCCCATCGCTGTCGACAGCAATCGCGATGCATCGGGTTGGATGGCGTTGTGGAAGCAAGCCTCTCCAAAGCCCGTCACGATCGATCCCGGTGAGGATCCAACATGGCTTGAGTTGAGTTTTGCTGAGCCAACGCACTTGCGTTCGATCGAACTGCCACCCGTTGAATTGTTGATGAAGCGACGGAATTTTGACCCCGCGACTCGCATCGAGCTCGATGCCTTTGTCGAGGGGCAATGGCAAGCCGTTGCGAAAAGGGATATCCCACGGGGCAACTGGCAAGATCGCCAACCGGAGCACCCACTCGTGCTGGCGTTTCCTGACACGCGGTCGACACGGTTTCGCTTGACGTTTGTTTCGCAGCATCCGCTGGAGCTCTCGTACTTGCGATTGTTCGCGACGGCTCGAATCCATGATTGGCGTGGTCAAGCTGGTTATGCGCTGCGCAGCCTCGACCGCAGTGCGCCGCCGGTTCAAGACCCCGCCAGTTGGATCGCGTCGGATTCGATCGTCGACCTTTCCGAGAGGCTGCAAGCGGGCGGCCAGATGAGATGGAACGCACCGCCCGGGGATTGGACGATCCTGCGATTCGGCCACGTCAACACCGGAGTGAAGAACAAACCTGCGCCTCCGGAAGCGACTGGCTTTGAGTGCGACAAGCTTTCCACCGCCGGTGCCGACCAGCACTTTGCCGGCTACATCGGCCGCATCACAGCAGCTGGCGGACCTGCCGACGGGCAGTTGAAGGGGATGTTGATCGATAGCTGGGAATGTTACACGCAAACCTGGACCCCCTCGATGGAACGTGAGTTCGCTGCGCGATGCGGGTACGAGCTGCGATCGTGGTTTCCGACGCTCGCTGGCTACGTCGTTGAGGACCATGAAACCAGTGAGCGGTTCCTGCGTGATTGGCGAAAAACCATCAGCGACATGTTGGTGCAAAACTACTTTGGGCGACTCGCGGAACTTGCACGTCAGCGTGGACTCCGTCTTTCTTTTGAAACCGCACTGGGCGATGTGTCGCCCGGTGATATTTTGGAGTACTTTAAGTCCGCGGACACCCCAATGTGCGAGTTCTGGCAACCGAACGATCCGCACCAGGGAGGTCTTGAGACGAAGCCGATTTTGCCCGCGGTGTCTGCGGCACATCTGTACGGAAAACAAACCATTGCCGCTGAAGCGTTTACCAACATTGGCCTTCGCTGGGACGAGCACCCGTACCGACTGAAACACATGGCGGATCGTCATTTCACGTACGGAATCAACCATCTCATCTTTCATACGTACACGCACAACCCGCGCACCGATGTCGTTCCGGGAACCTCATTTGGCGGTCGGATTGGCACGCCGTTTTTGCGAGGCCAAACTTGGTGGCAGCAGATGCCACGGTTTACCGATTACATCGCACGTTGTGAGCTGATGCTCCGTCAGGGAAATCCCGTGGCGAGCGTCCTCCGCTATCTCGGCGATGACGTCGATCACAAACCGCGTCAAGATGCACCCTTTCCAATCGGTTACAAGCAGGACTACTTGAACGCCGATGCACTGCATCATCGGATCAGCGTCCGAGAGGGTGAGCTTGTCTCTCCGGAAGGTATCCGTTGGCGTGTGATTTGGTTGCCGACCGAAGAATGCAAACGGCTTACCACGGCAACCCTCAAGCGGCTGCACGAGCTGATTTCCCAAGGTGCGATCGTCATCGGAAACCCACCCGAATCAAGCCCAACCCTTCGCGACGCGTCCCCCCTTCGCGACGCAGAGGGGAAGCAAGACGACTTCGATTCGTGGGTGCGCCGATTGTGGGGTGATGCAAACGCCAAGACCGGTGACCGAACCGTTGGCGCCGGCCGATTGCTTTGGTCCCCGCAAATCGGGTCCACGCAAAACGAAGCCGCATCGTTTCAAGAGTTGCTCTTGCGATTGGAGATCCCTCCCGATGTTCTCGGGACGCTGGATGCGACCTGGTGTCACCGACAAACCGAGACCTCGGAGATCTACTTCCTCGCCGCCAATCGTGCACGGGGTCTGGATCGCAATGTTCAGTTTTCCGCAGTCGGTCGCCCCGAGTGGTGGGATCCGATGACCGGCGAGACGACCAAGATCGAGGTCTACCAACAAACATCGTCTCACACGACGATCCCACTTCATTTGCCCGCTGCGGGAAGCCTGTTTGTGGTGTTTCAAAACAGCAAAAAGCAGCCTGTGGCAACGCGGATCGAGCACGATGATGACGTGGTTGTCGATGCCAAGACGCCGGTCGATTCCAGTCCTCCGACGAATGAGTTTCCGTTTGGGCTGCAACCGGGTGACGAGCTTCAACCTTGGGTCGACCCTCCATCCCCGCAACCTCGTGTGTTGGATGAGCACCATTTGTTGGTTTGGGAAGACGGGCAATACCGAGTTGTTTGTGACGACAAGCCCCTTTTGACCACGAAAGTCAGCGGACTTCGTGTGCGCGAAGTTGCTGGGCCTTGGAAGTTGGATTTCCCGGCTGGCTGGGATACGCCAACACAAGTGGCCATCGAAGGCGTGAAGCCTTGGTCCACCCTCGATGACCCTACGGCTCGAGCGTTTTCAGGGTCGGCCATGTATCGGGCCCCGTTGAATGTTGAGGCGTCCGAGTTGGGCAGACCCCTGCAATTGGACTTGGGGCAGGTCCATGTGATCGCGGAAGTCTCGATCAATGGGAAACAAGTCGGCACGCTCTGGGCTCCGCCCTTCCGAATGGACATTGCAGCGCACGTCCACGAAGGCGAAAACGTGCTTCAGGTCACCGTGACCAATCCCTGGCATAACCGACTGGTATTCGACGCTAACTTACCCGCCGAAGAACGCAAGACGTGGACCTACCAAGCCCCGGACAAGAACGCGTCCCTGCTACCAGCCGGTTTGAGTGGGCCGGTGGTGGTTCGCGTCGGGCAAGTGGTCGAGTTTTAGCCCGGATGATTCGTTGGAGTGGTAGGCTTTAGCCGATTGCGTGCTGGATCCTTGCTGGATCGGCTAAAGCCTACGACTCCAACGTGCGCAGTCCGTTTTTTTCTCTATCGGTGTAAGTTGATTGCATACGAAGGGTTACGGGAAATAGGTTTGGACTGATGAATAACCCGGGCTAGTCTTCTTCACGGAGTTGTTCGAGTCCGCGTTTGGCTTGTTCGACGGCGGGGGCAGCCCAGGGCTGATCCGCATGCAAGTCGACAATTCCCTCCAGCGTGGTTCGCGAGGTTTCGGCAGGGGCTTTGCTGAGAATTTCTTCGATGCGGTTGATCAATTCGGTTGCTCGCGGATCGACATACACTTGCGGGGATCGTTTCTCCAATTGATCAAACTCGCTCTTCGCCAAGTGGATCATTTGCTGCAACGAGTCCTCTTTTTGAATCGTATCGCTGTCATAAATGGCAAGCCACTGTTTCAATCGTTCCCGAGCATGGTGTGGATCCTGTTCGCGTCCTTTCATTGCGTCGACAAACCCCTGCTCGACGGCCGTCAGCGGCGTGATCCCGAGCTTGTTCTGAACGTCCAAGCGACGCAGAACTCGTTGCAGGTGTAGCGAATCATCGAATTGCTGGACGAGATCCGAGCGTGGGTCTTCCGGAAAGCGGCGTAGGAAAAGGTCGATCTCGGATTGTGCTTGTAGTAAGTCTCCCGAATCTCGTTTGGACTCGATGGCTTGATACAGATCGTCAGCCGAAGGTTGCTGCGTTGCTTTGAGAAACAAGATCGCACAGGCGATCAGGACGGCGGCCATCGATGACACCGAAATGGCGGTCTTCCATCGGTCAGCGGGCGTTGCGTCCGCTGCGATCGGTCGACGCGATGGGTCGTGTCCAGCATCAACCGATTGGAAATGGGTCTTGATCTCGGTTGGTTCTGGCGCTGCGACTGGTGATGCTTCGAAGTCTTCGTCGTCCGGACGAACGGTCGCGTCGGTATTGCGTGAATTGAC is part of the Novipirellula artificiosorum genome and harbors:
- a CDS encoding glycosyl hydrolase; the protein is MNRISAITCLSLLVIASLLPQPVLGQALESQFKSPPQSVHPETWFHLIGGNVNKSALTTDLEAVAKAGFQGIQLFHGKGSPWPEVSPQIETLSAPWDDMISHVGDETTRLGLRFTMQNCPGWAMSGGPWITPDKAMRHLISSRTTVQGGQPVSLQLARPQPSDEPWRDYRDVAVIAFPTPLDDSGEDLKPIAVDSNRDASGWMALWKQASPKPVTIDPGEDPTWLELSFAEPTHLRSIELPPVELLMKRRNFDPATRIELDAFVEGQWQAVAKRDIPRGNWQDRQPEHPLVLAFPDTRSTRFRLTFVSQHPLELSYLRLFATARIHDWRGQAGYALRSLDRSAPPVQDPASWIASDSIVDLSERLQAGGQMRWNAPPGDWTILRFGHVNTGVKNKPAPPEATGFECDKLSTAGADQHFAGYIGRITAAGGPADGQLKGMLIDSWECYTQTWTPSMEREFAARCGYELRSWFPTLAGYVVEDHETSERFLRDWRKTISDMLVQNYFGRLAELARQRGLRLSFETALGDVSPGDILEYFKSADTPMCEFWQPNDPHQGGLETKPILPAVSAAHLYGKQTIAAEAFTNIGLRWDEHPYRLKHMADRHFTYGINHLIFHTYTHNPRTDVVPGTSFGGRIGTPFLRGQTWWQQMPRFTDYIARCELMLRQGNPVASVLRYLGDDVDHKPRQDAPFPIGYKQDYLNADALHHRISVREGELVSPEGIRWRVIWLPTEECKRLTTATLKRLHELISQGAIVIGNPPESSPTLRDASPLRDAEGKQDDFDSWVRRLWGDANAKTGDRTVGAGRLLWSPQIGSTQNEAASFQELLLRLEIPPDVLGTLDATWCHRQTETSEIYFLAANRARGLDRNVQFSAVGRPEWWDPMTGETTKIEVYQQTSSHTTIPLHLPAAGSLFVVFQNSKKQPVATRIEHDDDVVVDAKTPVDSSPPTNEFPFGLQPGDELQPWVDPPSPQPRVLDEHHLLVWEDGQYRVVCDDKPLLTTKVSGLRVREVAGPWKLDFPAGWDTPTQVAIEGVKPWSTLDDPTARAFSGSAMYRAPLNVEASELGRPLQLDLGQVHVIAEVSINGKQVGTLWAPPFRMDIAAHVHEGENVLQVTVTNPWHNRLVFDANLPAEERKTWTYQAPDKNASLLPAGLSGPVVVRVGQVVEF